From Hirundo rustica isolate bHirRus1 chromosome 1, bHirRus1.pri.v3, whole genome shotgun sequence, a single genomic window includes:
- the LOC120757601 gene encoding myosin-6-like isoform X4, whose product MADAVLAALGAAAPFLRPGERERLAAQNRPFDPRSECFIPHPREEFVRGRVTARQGGEATVQTELGETVTVKEADVHQQNPPKFDKIEDMAMLTFLHEPAVLYNLKERYASWLIYTYSGLFCVTVNPYKWLPVYNAEVVAAYRGKKRSEAPPHIFSISDNAYQYMLTDRENQSILITGESGAGKTVNTKRVIQYFASIAAIGDRKKEVTNSSKGTLEDQIIQANPALEAFGNAKTLRNDNSSRFGKFIRIHFGATGKLASADIETYLLEKSRVIFQLKAERNYHIFYQILSNKKPELLEMLLITNNPYDYSYVSQGEVTVASIDDSEELLATDSAFDVLGFTAEEKAGVYKLTGAIMHFGNMKFKQKQREEQAEPDGTEDADKSAYLMGLNSADLLKGLCHPRVKVGNEYVTKGQNVQQVYYSIGALAKAVYEKMFNWMVVRINNSLDTKQPRQYFIGVLDIAGFEIFDFNSFEQLCINFTNEKLQQFFNHHMFVLEQEEYKKEGIEWEFIDFGMDLQACIDLIEKPMGIMSILEEECMFPKASDMTFKAKLFDNHLGKSANFGKPRNVKGKPEAHFSLVHYAGTVDYNIIGWLEKNKDPLNETVVGLYQKSALKLLASLFSNYAGADAGKGKGAKKKGSSFQTVSALHRENLNKLMANLKTTHPHFVRCLIPNERKEPGVMDNSLVMHQLRCNGVLEGIRICRKGFPNRILYGDFRQRYRILNPAAIPEGQFIDSRKGAEKLLGSIDIDHNQYKFGHTKVFFKAGLLGLLEEMRDERLSRIITRIQAQARGQLMRIEFKKILERRDSLLVIQWNIRAFMGVKNWPWMKLYFKIKPLLKSAETEKEMQNMKEEFGRLKEALEKSETRRKELEEKMVSMLQEKNDLQLQVQAEQDNLNDAEERCDQLIKNKIQLEAKVKELTERLEDEEEMNAELTARKRKLEDECSELKKDIDDLELTLAKVEKEKHATENKVKNLTEEMAGLDETIAKLTKEKKALQESHQQTLDDLQAEEDKVNTLTKAKVKLEQQVDDLEGSLEQEKKVRMDLERAKRKLEGDLKLTQENIMDLENDKQQLEEKLKKKEFEINQQNSKVEDEQALALQLQKKLKELQARIEELEEELEAERTGRAKVEKLRSDLSRELEEISERLEEAGGATSVQIELNKKREAEFQKMRRDLEEATLQHEATAAALRKKHADSVAELSEQIDNLQRVKQKLEKEKSDLKLELDDLSSNMEQLIKAKVGMEKISRTMEDQAAEHRAKLEETQRVLNDTNAQRAKLQTENGELSRQLEEKEALVSQLTRGKQSYTQQMEDLKRQLEEEMKAKNALAHALQSARHDCDLLREQYEEETEAKAELQRSLSKANSEVAQWRTKYETDAIQRTEELEEAKKKLAQRLQEAEEAVEAVNAKCSSLEKTKHRLQNEIEDLMADVERSNAAAAALDKKQRNFDKILSEWKQKFEESQVELEASQKEARSLSTELFKLKNAYEESLEHLETFKRENKNLQEEISDLTEQLGSSHKTIHELEKVRKQLDAEKLELQAALEEAEASLEHEEGKILRAQLEFNQVKADYERKLVEKDEEMEQAKRNHLRVVDSLQTSLDAETRSRNEALRLKKKMEGDLNEMEIQLSHANRVAAEAQSHLKGAQAHLKDTQLQLDDVVRANEDLKENIAIVERRNNLLQSELEEMQAVVEQTERARKLAEQELIEASERVQLLHSQNTSLINQKKKIEADISQLQTEVEEAIQECRNAEEKAKKAITDAAMMAEELKKEQDTSAHLERMKKNMEQTIKDLQMRLDEAEQLALKGGKKQLQKLEARVRELENELEAEQKRNAESVKGLRKSERRVKELSYQTEEDRKNMVRLQDLVDKLQLKVKAYKRQAEEAEEQANTNLAKFRKAQHELDEAEERADIAESQVNKLRAKSRDIGAKGLNEE is encoded by the exons ATGGCGGACGCAGTGCTGGCAGCgctgggggcagcagctcccttccTGCGGCCAGGGGAGCGGGAGCGGCTGGCAGCGCAGAACAGACCCTTCGACCCCCGCAGCGAGTGCTTCATCCCGCACCCCCGGGAGGAGTTCGTTCGGGGGCGGGTGACAGCACGGCAAGGAGGGGAGGCCACCGTCCAGACTGAGCTGGGAGAG ACGGTGACAGTGAAGGAAGCTGACGTTCACCAGCAGAACCCCCCCAAATTTGACAAGATCGAGGACATGGCGATGCTGACCTTCCTCCATGAGCCTGCTGTCCTCTACAACCTCAAGGAGCGCTATGCCTCTTGGTTGATCTAT ACCTACTCAGGGCTCTTCTGTGTGACTGTCAACCCCTATAAGTGGTTGCCTGTCTACAATGCTGAGGTGGTGGCTGCCTACCGGGGAAAGAAGCGGAGTGAAGCTCCACCCCACATCTTCTCCATCTCTGACAATGCCTACCAGTACATGCTGACAG ACCGAGAGAACCAGTCCATCCTCATCAC CGGAGAATCCGGGGCAGGGAAGACAGTCAACACCAAGAGAGTCATCCAATACTTTGCCAGCATTGCTGCCATTGGCGACCGCAAGAAGGAGGTGACCAATAGCAGCAAG GGCACCCTAGAGGACCAGATCATCCAGGCCAATCCTGCCTTGGAGGCCTTCGGGAATGCCAAGACCCTCCGCAATGACAACTCATCCCGATTT GGGAAGTTCATCCGAATCCATTTTGGGGCCACTGGGAAGCTGGCATCAGCTGACATTGAGACCT ACCTCCTGGAGAAGTCCCGTGtcattttccagctgaaggCTGAGAGAAACTACCACATCTTTTACCAGATCCTCTCCAACAagaagccagagctgctgg AGATGCTTCTCATCACAAACAACCCCTACGACTACAGTTATGTCTCCCAAGGAGAGGTGACTGTGGCCTCCATTGATGACTCTGAAGAGCTGTTGGCAACTGAC AGCGCTTTTGATGTCCTGGGCTTCACGGCTGAGGAGAAGGCTGGTGTCTACAAGCTGACGGGTGCCATCATGCACTTTGGCAACATGAAGTTCAAGCAGAAGCAACGGGAAGAGCAGGCAGAACCAGATGGTACTGAAG ATGCTGACAAGTCAGCCTACTTGATGGGGCTGAACTCAGCTGACCTTCTCAAGGGGTTGTGTCACCCCCGGGTGAAGGTGGGCAATGAATATGTCACCAAGGGGCAGAATGTCCAGCAGGTGTACTACTCCATTGGGGCCTTGGCCAAGGCTGTATATGAGAAGATGTTCAACTGGATGGTGGTGAGGATCAACAACTCTCTGGACACCAAGCAGCCAAGGCAGTACTTCATCGGTGTGCTAGACATTGCCGGATTTGAGATCTTTGAT ttCAACAGTTTTGAGCAGCTCTGCATCAACTTCACCAACgagaagctgcagcagttttTCAACCACCACATGTTCGTGCTGGAGCAAGAGGAATACAAGAAGGAGGGCATTGAGTGGGAGTTCATTGACTTTGGCATGGACCTCCAAGCCTGCATCGACCTCATTGAGAAG CCCATGGGGATCATGTCCATCCTGGAGGAGGAGTGCATGTTTCCCAAAGCCTCGGACATGACCTTCAAGGCCAAGCTCTTCGATAATCACCTGGGCAAGTCGGCCAACTTTGGGAAGCCACGTAATGTCAAGGGGAAGCCAGAGGCCCATTTCTCTCTTGTCCACTATGCTGGCACAGTGGACTACAACATCATCGGGTGGCTGGAGAAGAACAAGGACCCCCTCAATGAGACAGTGGTGGGGCTCTACCAGAAATCAGCCCTGAAGCTCTTGGCCAGCCTCTTCTCCAACTACGCTGGGGCAGATGCTG ggaaggggaaaggagcCAAGAAGAAAGGTTCCTCCTTTCAGACTGTGTCAGCCCTGCATCGG GAGAACCTCAACAAGCTGATGGCCAACCTCAAGACCACCCACCCTCACTTTGTCCGCTGCCTCATTCCCAATGAGCGGAAGGAGCCAG GTGTGATGGACAATTCCCTGGTAATGCACCAGCTCCGCTGCAATGGGGTCCTAGAGGGCATCCGCATCTGCCGCAAGGGCTTCCCCAATCGCATCCTCTATGGGGACTTCCGCCAGAG GTACCGCATCCTGAACCCTGCCGCCATCCCTGAGGGGCAGTTCATTGACAGCCGCAAGGGTGCTGAGAAGCTCCTGGGATCCATTGACATCGACCACAACCAGTACAAATTTGGACACACCAAG GTCTTCTTCAAGGCTGGGCTGCTGGGACTTCTGGAGGAGATGCGGGATGAGCGCCTCTCCCGCATCATCACCCGCATCCAAGCTCAGGCGCGAGGGCAGCTCATGCGCATTGAGTTCAAGAAGATCCTGGAGCGTCG GGACTCACTGCTGGTGATCCAGTGGAACATCAGGGCCTTCATGGGGGTGAAGAATTGGCCTTGGATGAAGCTCTACTTCAAGATCAAGCCCTTGTTGAAGAGTgctgagacagagaaagagatgCAG AACATGAAGGAAGAGTTTGGGCGGCTGAAGGAGGCCCTGGAGAAGTCAGAGACCCGGCgcaaggagctggaggagaagatGGTCTCCATGCTGCAGGAGAAGAATGACCTACAGCTCCAAGTGCAGGCC GAGCAGGACAATCTCAATGATGCTGAGGAGCGCTGTGACCAGCTGATCAAGAACAAGATCCAGCTGGAGGCCAAGGTGAAGGAGCTGACAGAGCGACTGGAGGATGAAGAAGAGATGAACGCAGAGCTGACAGCTAGGAAGAGGAAGCTGGAGGATGAGTGTTCAGAGCTGAAAAAGGATATTGATGATCTAGAGCTGACTCTGGCCAAGGTGGAGAAGGAGAAACATGCCACCGAGAACAAG GTCAAGAACCTCACAGAGGAGATGGCCGGGCTGGATGAAACCATTGCCAAGctaacaaaggaaaagaaggcCCTGCAAGAATCTCACCAGCAGACTCTGGATGacctgcaggcagaggaagaCAAAGTCAACACCCTGACAAAGGCCAAAGTCAAGCTAGAACAGCAAGTGGATGAC CTTGAAGGCTCCCTGGAACAGGAGAAGAAGGTCCGGATGGACCTGGAACGGGCCAAAAGAAAGCTGGAAGGTGACTTGAAGCTGACCCAGGAGAACATCATGGACCTGGAGAATgacaagcagcagctggaggagaagctcAAGAA gaaAGAGTTTGAGATCAATCAGCAGAACAGCAAGGTTGAGGATGAGcaggctctggctctgcagctccaaAAGAAGCTGAAAGAGCTGCAG GCACGgattgaggagctggaggaagagctggaggcagagcgCACAGGCAGAGCCAAGGTGGAGAAGCTGCGCTCAGACCTGTCCCGGGAGCTGGAGGAGATCAGCGAGCggctggaggaggcaggtggTGCCACTTCAGTGCAGATTGAGCTCAACAAGAAGCGGGAGGCAGAGTTCCAGAAGATGCGGCGGGATCTGGAGGAGGCCACGCTGCAGCACGAGGCCACAGCCGCTGCGCTGCGCAAGAAGCATGCTGACAGCGTGGCCGAGCTCAGCGAGCAGATTGACAACTTACAGCGTGTCAagcagaagctggagaaggagaagagtgACCTCAAGCTGGAGCTGGATGACCTCAGCTCCAACATGGAGCAACTGATAAAGGCCAAG GTGGGCATGGAGAAGATCTCTCGCACCATGGAGGACCAGGCAGCTGAACACCGGGCCAAGCTGGAGGAGACACAACGAGTCCTCAATGACACTAATGCCCAACGGGCCAAGCTCCAGACTGAGAATG GAGAGCTGTCCCGccagctggaggaaaaggaggccCTTGTCTCTCAATTAACTAGAGGCAAGCAGTCATACACCCAGCAGATGGAGGACTTGAAGAGGCAGCTGGAAGAGGAGATGAAG GCCAAGAATGCACTGGCCCATGCCCTCCAGTCAGCCCGGCATGACTGCGACCTTCTGAGGGAGCAGTATGAGGAGGAGACAGAGGCCAAGGCCGAGCTCCAGCGCTCACTCTCCAAGGCCAACTCTGAGGTGGCACAGTGGAGGACCAAGTATGAGACAGATGCCATCCAGCgcactgaggagctggaggaggccAA GAAGAAGCTGGCCCAGCGgctgcaggaggctgaggaAGCAGTGGAGGCGGTCAATGCCAAGTGTTCCTCCCTGGAGAAGACCAAGCATCGGCTGCAGAATGAGATTGAGGACCTGATGGCAGATGTGGAGCGGTcaaatgcagcagctgctgcattgGACAAGAAGCAGAGAAACTTTGACAAG attttgtcTGAGTGGAAGCAGAAGTTTGAAGAGTCACAGGTGGAGCTGGAAGCATCACAGAAAGAGGCCAGGTCCCTCAGCACGGAGCTCTTCAAGCTGAAAAATGCCTATGAGGAGTCGCTTGAGCACCTGGAGACcttcaaaagggaaaacaagaacCTCCAAG AGGAGATCTCGGACCTGACGGAGCAGCTGGGTAGCAGCCACAAGACCATCCATGAACTGGAGAAGGTCCGGAAGCAGCTGGATGCCGAGAAACTGGAGCTCCAAGCTGcactggaggaggctgag GCCTCTCTGGAGCACGAGGAGGGAAAGATCCTGAGGGCCCAACTGGAGTTCAACCAGGTCAAGGCAGACTATGAGCGCAAACTGGTTGAGAAGGATGAGGAGATGGAGCAGGCCAAGCGCAACCACCTGCGGGTGGTGGACTCACTGCAGACATCTCTGGATGCTGAGACCCGGAGCCGCAACGAGGCCCTGAGGCTGAAGAAGAAGATGGAGGGTGACCTCAATGAGATGGAGATTCAGCTCAGCCATGCCAACCGTGTGGCTGCTGAGGCTCAGTCCCACCTGAAAGGAGCCCAGGCTCACCTCAAG GACACCCAACTGCAGCTAGATGATGTGGTAAGAGCCAATGAAGACCTGAAGGAGAATATCGCCATTGTGGAGAGGAGAAACAACCTCCTCCAGTCAGAACTGGAGGAGATGCAAGCAGTGGTGGAACAGACTGAGAGGGCCCGCAAGTtggctgagcaggagctgatTGAAGCCAGCGAGAGGGTCCAGCTTCTCCACTCACAG AACACCAGCCTCATCAACCAGAAGAAGAAGATCGAGGCCGACATCTCCCAGCTGCAGACAGAGGTGGAAGAGGCCATCCAGGAGTGCAGGAATGCCGAGGAGAAGGCCAAGAAAGCCATCACTGAT GCGGCCATGATGGCAGAGGAGCTGAAGAAGGAGCAGGATACCAGCGCCCACTTGGAGCGGATGAAGAAGAACATGGAGCAGACCATCAAGGACCTGCAGATGAGGTTAGATGAGGCCGAGCAGTTGGCCCTCAAAGGGGGtaagaagcagctgcagaagctggAGGCTCGTGTGCGGGAGCTGGAGAatgagctggaggcagagcagaaGCGCAATGCTGAGAGTGTCAAGGGTCTCCGCAAGTCCGAGCGTCGTGTCAAGGAACTCAGTTACCAG ACAGAGGAGGACCGTAAAAATATGGTCCGGCTCCAGGACCTTGTGGACAAGCTCCAGCTGAAGGTCAAGGCCTACAAGCGACAGGCAGAGGAGGCG GAGGAACAGGCCAACACCAACCTGGCCAAGTTCCGCAAGGCACAGCATGAGCTGGATGAGGCAGAGGAGCGTGCTGACATCGCCGAGTCCCAGGTCAACAAGCTGCGGGCCAAGAGCCGCGACATTGGAGCCAAG GGACTCAATGAAGAGTGA